In the Malus domestica chromosome 16, GDT2T_hap1 genome, one interval contains:
- the LOC139193157 gene encoding uncharacterized protein — protein MPHRRDSRPSVEPSFPVITQLGEAIANAIQSSLRPPQRTPLKTVYNLKLNHFMGNERHEGTEKLINHIEKNFCVMQSQGNLLPDRWVEMTTWFLGPEPASCKKKEFTQLKQGKITENEYYRRFTDLSRYHLEVATNPVEMLRHFRREVVDFQEVIDSRGRDMLEEEVLICAIESQQRPQQPYMPPPTPIQQVPRSGSYGQMGQGYAYHYQGDAAPYASGQYQYSHDPYYQSGYSQYPGRLPELTEAPAAFYATTSTDPASSRSGYSQYLGGYTPYPLIPTSRSQWYQGGQPQGLSGYSQYPGGYTPYPPIPAGGSQWYQERQLQRVKIASSSVGSSRYDLEFAMPRGEICYVDCVYPGCPVMVKDVVMPANLIPLDIVDFDVILGTYWLHYNRAKIDCYGKTVAFHRLGLPEVTFVGESSGVRHDIVSAVREKKLLYKGYHGYLAHVVLNDVASSSVEDVRVVRHFPDVFLDD, from the exons atgccgcaTCGTAGAGATTCACGTCCTTCTGTTGAGCCTAGTTTCCCCGTTATAactcagttaggggaagctatagctaATGCCATTCAGTCTTCGCTCCGTCCTCCCCAAAGGACACCTCTTAAGACTGTGTATAATCTAAAGCTGAATCATTTTATGGGGAATGAAAGACATGAAGGAACAGAGAAATTGATCAATCATATTGAGAAGAATTTCTGTGtaatgcagagtcaggggaatcttcttcctgataggtgggtcgagatgactacctgGTTTCTAGGTCCAGAGCCTGCATCCTG TAAAAAGAAAGAGTTTACTCAATTAAAGCAGGGGAAGATAACGGAAAATGAGTATTATAGGAGATTCACTGACTTGTCGCGATATCATCTGGAGGTTGCTACTAATCCGGTTGAGATGCTCCGTCATTTCAG aagagaggtggtagattttcagGAGGTCATAGATTCCAGAGGCAGGGACATGTTGGAAGAGGAAGTGCTCATTTGTGCCATAGAG AGTCAGCAGAGGCCCCAACAGCCTTATATGCCACCACCAACGCCGATCCAACAAGTTCCAAGGTCTGGTAGCTATGGTCAGATGGGTCAAGGTTATGCTTATCATTATCAGGGCGATGCCGCTCCTTATGCATCAGGGCAGTATCAGTATTCGCATGATCCTTATTATCAGAGTGGGTATTCTCAGTATCCTGGAAG GTTACCAGAGTTAACAGAGGCCCCAGCAGCCTTCTATGCCACCACCAGCACCGATCCAGCAAGCTCCAGG AGTGGGTATTCTCAGTATCTTGGAGGGTATACACCGTATCCTCTCATTCCAACTAGTAGATCTCAATGGTATCAGGGAGGACAGCCCCAGGGTCTG AGTGGGTATTCTCAATATCCTGGAGGGTATACACCGTATCCTCCCATTCCAGCTGGTGGGTCTCAGTGGTATCAGGAAAGACAGCTCCAGCGGGTAAAGATTGCTTCCAGTAGTGTAGGATCTTCTAG gtatgatttagagtttgctatgcctagaggggagatATGTTATGTTGATtgtgtatatccaggatgtccagtgatggtaaaGGATGtggttatgccagctaatcttatcccgttagatattgttgattttgatgtaaTCTTAGGCAcatattggttgcattataatcgtgccaagatagattgctaTGGGAAAACAGTTGCTTTCCATCGTcttggattacctgaagttacttttgtgggtgaaagtaGTGGGGTGCGGCACGATATTGTTTCTGCTGTAAGAGAGAAAAAGTTGTTATATAAAGGTTACCACGGATATTTAGCTCATGTAGTGTTGAATGATGTTGCttctagtagtgtggaggaCGTTCGAGTAGTCAGGCATTTTCCTGATGTATTCCTTGAtgattga